One Marinibacterium anthonyi genomic region harbors:
- a CDS encoding Phosphopantetheine attachment site, which translates to MSTETHTAKPTDATAIQTWMVNYITSVIDVPEDPFPVEERFDMYGLDSVEITIMCGMMEEAYGIEVNPTEVFDNPSVAALSAHVFRRLSETTAAA; encoded by the coding sequence ATGTCCACTGAAACGCACACCGCCAAGCCAACGGATGCCACGGCCATCCAGACATGGATGGTCAACTACATCACATCGGTCATCGACGTGCCCGAAGACCCGTTCCCGGTCGAGGAACGGTTCGACATGTACGGCCTGGATTCGGTCGAGATCACCATCATGTGCGGCATGATGGAAGAAGCCTATGGCATCGAGGTGAACCCGACCGAGGTGTTCGACAACCCCAGCGTCGCCGCCCTGTCCGCCCACGTGTTCCGCCGGCTCAGCGAAACCACGGCCGCCGCCTGA
- a CDS encoding polysaccharide pyruvyl transferase CsaB, with protein MFESVGSGDRDILVCGMYDMRNFGDLMFPLIARHELGQRGYRVRALSPTGADTGLREAMPSRPIWSAFDTDVPCAGLLIGGGYIVHTHRMDMLHEYRGMGIGAAVAPAMWLGATLAGALRDVPVAWNAPGVPHPIRPGMKTLAASAFAAADYMSLRDQGSVRMAGLSGDEDTHVVPDTVLGIDRLWPRDTLRPDFERLCRRLGVSDGNRVIAIHVRRRSLGDTPVPDFAAALADVCRTHDLTPIMIGLGTAHSDDRISRELSAELTTHGIANAALDRPEGLRDIAALLAHARAYAGSSLHGYIVAAAYGVAGTLVARPAYRKFDGLVRHLERDADKVADWQGALQGVGRSVTEAPPVMPAHIDAALDRHWTAIAQAFDAGPEPGRIRRLTYAACAMSEGLHQGGPDWAMLPFTTAQDRAAAATGDDVREKEPF; from the coding sequence ATGTTCGAATCCGTCGGATCCGGTGACCGCGACATCCTGGTTTGCGGGATGTACGACATGCGGAATTTCGGCGACCTGATGTTCCCGCTGATCGCCCGGCACGAGCTGGGCCAGCGCGGCTATCGGGTTCGGGCGCTGTCGCCCACCGGCGCGGATACCGGTCTGCGCGAGGCGATGCCAAGCCGGCCGATCTGGTCCGCCTTCGACACCGATGTGCCCTGCGCCGGCCTGCTGATCGGCGGGGGCTACATCGTGCACACCCATCGGATGGACATGCTGCACGAATATCGCGGCATGGGCATCGGCGCCGCCGTCGCGCCGGCCATGTGGCTGGGCGCGACCCTGGCCGGCGCCCTGCGCGACGTGCCCGTGGCCTGGAACGCGCCGGGCGTGCCGCACCCGATTCGGCCGGGCATGAAGACGCTGGCCGCCAGCGCCTTTGCCGCCGCGGATTACATGTCGCTGCGCGACCAGGGGTCCGTGCGCATGGCCGGGCTGAGTGGGGACGAAGACACCCACGTGGTGCCCGACACGGTGCTGGGCATCGACCGGCTGTGGCCGCGCGACACGCTGCGGCCCGATTTCGAACGCCTGTGCCGGCGGCTGGGCGTGAGTGACGGCAACCGCGTCATCGCGATCCACGTGCGCCGCCGGTCGCTGGGCGACACGCCGGTCCCCGACTTTGCCGCCGCGCTGGCCGACGTCTGCCGGACGCATGACCTGACACCGATCATGATCGGCCTGGGCACCGCCCATAGCGACGACCGCATCTCGCGCGAATTGTCGGCCGAACTGACGACCCATGGTATCGCCAACGCGGCGCTGGACCGGCCCGAGGGGCTGCGCGACATCGCGGCCCTGCTGGCCCATGCCCGCGCCTATGCCGGATCGTCGCTGCACGGCTATATCGTCGCCGCCGCCTACGGGGTGGCGGGCACCCTTGTCGCCCGCCCCGCCTATCGCAAGTTCGACGGCCTGGTCCGCCATCTTGAGCGGGACGCGGACAAGGTGGCGGATTGGCAAGGCGCCCTTCAGGGCGTCGGCCGGTCCGTGACCGAAGCGCCGCCCGTGATGCCCGCCCACATCGATGCCGCCCTGGACCGGCATTGGACGGCCATCGCGCAGGCCTTCGACGCCGGCCCCGAACCGGGGCGAATCCGCCGACTGACCTACGCAGCCTGCGCCATGTCGGAAGGTCTGCACCAAGGTGGACCGGATTGGGCAATGTTGCCCTTCACAACCGCACAGGACAGGGCCGCCGCAGCCACCGGCGACGACGTGCGCGAAAAAGAGCCATTCTGA
- a CDS encoding putative phytanoyl-CoA dioxygenase family protein, whose protein sequence is MTHSLTDTAPPAHALTPDQRSAYMADGYLAPVDVMSETEAAGVLGDIERIEAQTHGRLSGLVRAKPHLLLPFLWDLVHDARIVDAIESLLGPDILCIGASTIDKPAGSDGYVAWHQDATFWGLNKADGATAWLALTPATLESGCMSVVPGTQTRQLRHFDTKDPRNLLGARESVDAEVDLDKAVPMVLQPGQMSLHHPLVLHGSGPNAAPHRRLGFVARYVSANVRQEGGTATLVRGRNLSGMDLEQAPTGELDRDALERHTDIIRRGAGVVRAAKAAHLAGADADQEDRT, encoded by the coding sequence GTGACACACAGCCTGACAGATACCGCCCCCCCCGCCCACGCGCTGACGCCCGACCAACGGTCCGCCTACATGGCCGACGGTTACCTGGCCCCCGTGGACGTCATGTCCGAAACCGAAGCCGCCGGCGTTCTGGGCGACATAGAACGGATCGAGGCGCAGACCCACGGACGCCTGTCCGGTCTTGTGCGTGCCAAGCCGCACCTGCTGCTGCCGTTCCTGTGGGATCTGGTCCACGACGCCCGGATCGTCGATGCGATCGAAAGCCTGCTGGGCCCCGACATCCTGTGCATTGGTGCCAGCACGATCGACAAGCCCGCCGGATCGGACGGCTATGTCGCCTGGCACCAGGACGCGACGTTCTGGGGACTGAACAAGGCCGACGGCGCCACCGCCTGGCTGGCGCTGACGCCCGCGACCCTGGAATCGGGCTGCATGTCGGTGGTGCCCGGCACCCAGACCCGACAGCTTCGGCATTTCGACACCAAGGACCCCAGGAACCTGCTGGGCGCGCGCGAAAGCGTCGATGCAGAGGTCGACCTGGACAAGGCGGTGCCGATGGTCCTGCAACCGGGCCAGATGTCGCTGCACCATCCGCTGGTGCTGCACGGATCCGGCCCCAACGCCGCGCCGCACCGGCGGCTGGGCTTCGTTGCCCGTTATGTTTCGGCCAATGTCCGGCAGGAAGGCGGCACCGCCACGCTGGTGCGCGGGCGCAACCTGTCCGGCATGGACCTGGAACAGGCCCCGACCGGGGAACTGGATCGCGACGCGCTGGAACGCCACACCGACATCATCCGCCGGGGCGCGGGCGTGGTGCGCGCCGCCAAGGCGGCGCACCTGGCCGGGGCCGATGCGGACCAGGAGGACCGGACATGA
- a CDS encoding putative phytanoyl-CoA dioxygenase family protein, whose translation MTATSIDTYDEAGFVSPIRVMSEAEAAALVTELEAQEKKFGGKLSTTMNAKGHLLFPFLWDLVQDPRIVDEVEKILGPDILCWGASFFNKDPGSADVVPWHQDGTCWGLDKPRALTAWVALTPATPENGCMKVVPGTHREWVRHAVRNAPSSMLPLGEEVAADVDPADAVDCVLQPGEMSMHHVMVVHGSSANKATAGRRIGFAIRYIAGDVGQQGGHRGFATLVRGKDHGTYDLEQRPEKALDPAALRRHREILKRSAEIVTEQAAALDLETR comes from the coding sequence ATGACCGCAACCTCGATCGACACCTATGACGAAGCCGGCTTTGTCTCGCCCATCCGCGTGATGTCGGAAGCAGAAGCCGCGGCGCTGGTCACCGAGCTGGAAGCGCAGGAAAAGAAGTTCGGCGGAAAGCTGTCGACCACGATGAACGCCAAGGGGCACCTGCTGTTCCCGTTCCTATGGGACCTGGTCCAGGATCCCCGGATCGTCGACGAGGTGGAAAAGATCCTGGGTCCCGACATCCTGTGCTGGGGCGCGAGTTTCTTCAACAAGGATCCCGGGTCGGCCGACGTGGTGCCCTGGCACCAGGACGGCACCTGCTGGGGGCTGGACAAGCCCAGGGCGCTGACCGCCTGGGTCGCGCTGACGCCGGCCACGCCGGAAAACGGCTGCATGAAGGTCGTGCCCGGCACCCATCGCGAATGGGTCCGCCACGCGGTGCGCAACGCGCCGTCCTCGATGCTGCCCCTGGGCGAGGAAGTCGCCGCGGATGTCGATCCGGCCGACGCGGTCGATTGCGTGCTGCAGCCGGGCGAAATGTCGATGCACCACGTCATGGTCGTGCACGGATCGTCCGCGAACAAGGCCACGGCGGGCCGCCGGATCGGCTTTGCGATCCGCTACATCGCCGGCGACGTGGGCCAACAGGGCGGTCATCGCGGCTTTGCCACCTTGGTGCGCGGCAAGGATCACGGCACCTACGACCTGGAACAGCGGCCCGAAAAGGCGCTGGACCCCGCCGCGCTGCGCCGTCACCGCGAGATCCTGAAGCGTTCGGCCGAGATCGTCACCGAACAGGCCGCCGCGCTGGATCTCGAGACGCGTTAA
- a CDS encoding Cytochrome P450, producing the protein MTTEIDGPVGLAAFAMGAFVISSVKFKWMQSVQNMPQANLQVQPVQALDADNDPFFHGPPVQYGFGRWKVSRLKDIRAVHADPDATVDKLSLKAIRHAIHSLALDVPSIMVVMGPIGRDHRTPNDDERKANIVVTKRFLESIGDFDFDAPFSRCVAATAGTVADASTELVGPMLDAWRAEALGMDARLGLEIETDIMRVVRLLDFHTRDALLECDAAAARILAGLDRLDRTPGRFGLDPVLHWAAPAFTAMAPLRYTCISMLAKLADAPDLQEQLRAAPALRPGFIQEAERLYGAFRYTPRQIGPRGLDLGDAKLPPRCLVQLDLAAANRDPETWEDPDAFRMGRPRAGTATFGFGPLGCTGGQVSRRIMARLLDLVMDNVRLSVPDDPRAQRRGTLNPGQMRGYSFCPLAVERL; encoded by the coding sequence ATGACGACAGAGATTGACGGGCCTGTCGGTTTGGCCGCTTTCGCGATGGGGGCGTTTGTCATAAGCTCAGTCAAATTCAAATGGATGCAGTCGGTTCAGAACATGCCCCAGGCAAATCTTCAGGTACAGCCGGTTCAGGCGCTTGACGCGGACAATGACCCGTTCTTCCACGGCCCGCCGGTCCAGTACGGGTTCGGGCGCTGGAAAGTGTCGCGCCTGAAGGACATCCGCGCCGTGCATGCCGACCCCGACGCCACCGTCGACAAGCTGAGCCTCAAGGCGATCCGGCACGCGATCCACAGCCTTGCCCTGGACGTCCCGTCGATCATGGTGGTGATGGGCCCCATCGGGCGCGACCACCGCACGCCGAATGATGATGAACGCAAGGCCAATATCGTCGTCACCAAGCGGTTCCTGGAAAGCATCGGCGACTTCGACTTCGACGCACCGTTTTCGCGATGCGTCGCCGCGACGGCCGGAACGGTCGCGGACGCCAGTACCGAATTGGTCGGCCCGATGCTGGACGCGTGGCGCGCCGAGGCGCTGGGGATGGATGCGCGGCTGGGGCTGGAGATCGAGACCGACATCATGCGCGTCGTGCGTCTGCTGGATTTCCATACCCGCGACGCCCTGCTGGAATGCGACGCGGCCGCCGCGCGGATCCTGGCCGGGCTCGACCGGCTTGACCGGACGCCCGGGCGGTTCGGGTTGGATCCGGTCCTGCACTGGGCCGCGCCGGCCTTCACCGCCATGGCCCCGCTCAGGTACACCTGCATCTCCATGTTGGCCAAGCTGGCCGACGCACCGGACCTGCAGGAACAGTTGCGCGCCGCCCCTGCGCTGCGCCCCGGCTTCATCCAGGAAGCCGAACGCCTTTACGGCGCCTTCCGCTACACGCCCCGCCAGATCGGGCCGCGCGGGCTGGACCTGGGGGATGCCAAGCTGCCGCCGCGCTGCCTGGTCCAGCTGGACCTGGCCGCAGCCAACCGCGATCCCGAGACCTGGGAAGACCCCGACGCATTCCGCATGGGACGGCCGCGCGCGGGCACGGCGACGTTCGGGTTCGGGCCGTTGGGTTGCACCGGCGGGCAGGTCAGCCGCCGGATCATGGCGCGGCTGCTGGACCTGGTCATGGACAATGTCCGCCTGTCGGTGCCCGACGATCCCAGGGCGCAACGCCGGGGCACGCTGAACCCGGGGCAGATGCGCGGGTATTCCTTCTGCCCGCTGGCGGTCGAACGGCTGTAA
- a CDS encoding putative glycosyl transferase — protein MTATKDAENAQADILRRAEVVFQAGKFDEATGLYQKALRQFGANQTILIRLADMHVKAGELELAAEHIAELRRDFPNFPWTPMIEAELATARLDYDRAIALYREALAKMPGFAPAKGRLESLIKQVSMEKHWHAPAELLTWPASGKADFLTAAPEDRVLVVSWDIGHNVVGRGITMAETICDAVPTAVAGPMFPLYGDDLWPPLASADRRVPIFGWHAPYFRHLMEGALRLVRDWPAKTVWVSKARFPGMLIGLLYKQIHGATILCDMDDDELAFVKGEGRRDLETFLLDLDPQDWTRSQGKDWTELALGMLESFDGVTACNPVLCDRFDATLVRHGRRKQDADAAISRRDRTRTEFGFAADDKIVLFLGTPRRHKGLLELAEAVVGLNRPDVVLCIAGSVVDPAMERELEAMQGLRLKRLYTQPFSRVLDLNAMADVVVLLQDRTSAISQSQTPAKLTDAVAVGTRVLITDVPPVNDVIASGAAMAIAPDDSLVQRLLDALDTCADAPKVHPFFEQEMAYEPNCARALQAIEAARKPGPRLHFDTARLLRFIDREMPGNLPEELTKLAAPALRGGRRVADRIDPDRPVNIVFFWKQNDTGLYGRRQDMLLHELVNRPEVANVLHIEAPIEVTKLQFQPNPMRPSAEPERDLISANTLMRLTGAADRANFYQRSFVMGKEHHTLLGRKVPGPESFPNAVDTWLEELEMRDNCMAWVCPVVDAFPDVQRRIQFPFIVSDYIDDQRFWENSPERRRQLDRNYAFMGDCTDVSVTNCQPVLDRILRTDPDALLVPNGLDALAEPPAPAAEIARLGDKIVGYCGNMNDRFDFDLVEKLSKARPDYQIVLIGKLSRKAELDRMEKLPNVHVLGVRRHDIARACIAAFHVAIVPHERSDLSDRMNPLKMYVYRSLGVPVVSSDIANLDDLRDEVRVTATADEFIQGVDAALEDRKKNGPRFLPQALSESLSWKNRCDTIWAAVDRQLRKKFSG, from the coding sequence GTGACTGCAACCAAGGACGCTGAGAACGCGCAAGCGGATATCTTGCGCCGGGCCGAAGTGGTTTTTCAGGCTGGAAAATTCGACGAGGCGACGGGGCTGTACCAGAAGGCGCTGCGGCAGTTCGGCGCCAATCAGACAATTCTGATCCGTCTTGCGGACATGCACGTGAAGGCCGGCGAGCTTGAGCTTGCCGCCGAGCATATCGCCGAGCTGCGCCGCGATTTCCCGAACTTCCCCTGGACCCCCATGATCGAGGCCGAGCTTGCGACGGCCCGGCTGGATTACGATCGGGCGATCGCGCTTTACCGCGAGGCGCTGGCCAAGATGCCCGGTTTCGCGCCGGCGAAAGGGCGGCTTGAGAGCCTGATCAAACAGGTGTCGATGGAGAAGCACTGGCACGCGCCGGCCGAGCTTCTGACCTGGCCCGCCAGCGGCAAGGCCGATTTCCTGACCGCTGCGCCGGAAGACCGGGTGCTGGTGGTGTCGTGGGACATCGGGCACAACGTCGTCGGGCGCGGCATCACCATGGCCGAGACGATCTGCGACGCGGTGCCGACCGCCGTCGCCGGGCCGATGTTCCCGCTTTACGGTGACGACCTGTGGCCGCCGCTGGCCAGCGCCGACCGCCGGGTGCCGATCTTTGGCTGGCATGCCCCCTACTTCCGCCACCTGATGGAAGGCGCGCTGCGCCTTGTCCGGGACTGGCCGGCCAAGACCGTCTGGGTGTCGAAGGCGCGCTTTCCCGGCATGCTGATCGGGCTGCTGTACAAGCAGATACACGGCGCCACGATCCTGTGCGACATGGATGACGACGAACTGGCCTTCGTGAAGGGCGAGGGGCGGCGCGATCTTGAAACCTTCCTGCTGGATCTCGATCCGCAGGACTGGACGCGGTCGCAGGGCAAGGACTGGACCGAACTGGCGTTGGGCATGCTGGAGTCCTTCGACGGGGTGACGGCCTGCAATCCGGTCCTGTGCGACCGCTTTGACGCGACGCTGGTCCGTCACGGCCGCCGCAAGCAAGACGCCGACGCCGCGATTTCGCGGCGGGACCGGACGCGCACCGAATTCGGCTTTGCCGCGGACGACAAGATCGTGCTGTTCCTGGGCACGCCGCGCCGCCACAAGGGGCTGCTGGAACTGGCCGAGGCCGTTGTCGGACTGAACCGGCCGGACGTGGTGCTGTGCATTGCCGGTTCGGTCGTGGATCCGGCCATGGAACGCGAGCTGGAGGCGATGCAGGGTCTGCGGCTGAAGCGTCTTTACACCCAGCCGTTTTCCCGGGTCCTGGACCTGAACGCGATGGCCGACGTGGTCGTTTTGCTGCAGGACCGCACCAGCGCGATTTCCCAAAGCCAGACACCGGCCAAGCTGACCGATGCCGTCGCCGTCGGCACCCGGGTGCTGATCACCGACGTGCCGCCGGTGAACGACGTGATCGCCTCTGGTGCGGCGATGGCCATTGCACCGGACGATTCCCTTGTGCAGCGCCTGTTGGATGCGCTGGATACCTGCGCCGACGCGCCCAAGGTCCATCCCTTCTTTGAACAAGAGATGGCGTATGAACCCAATTGCGCCCGTGCGCTTCAGGCCATCGAGGCGGCGCGCAAACCCGGGCCGCGGCTGCATTTCGACACCGCGCGCCTGCTGCGGTTCATCGACCGCGAGATGCCGGGCAACCTGCCCGAAGAGCTGACGAAGCTTGCCGCGCCGGCGTTGCGGGGCGGGCGCCGCGTGGCCGACAGGATCGATCCGGACCGGCCGGTGAACATCGTCTTCTTCTGGAAGCAGAACGACACCGGGCTTTACGGGCGTCGGCAGGACATGCTGCTGCACGAACTGGTCAACCGGCCCGAGGTCGCCAACGTGCTGCACATCGAAGCGCCGATCGAGGTCACCAAGCTGCAGTTCCAGCCCAACCCGATGCGGCCGTCGGCCGAACCCGAACGCGACCTGATATCGGCCAACACGCTGATGCGGCTGACGGGCGCCGCGGACCGGGCGAATTTCTACCAGCGCAGCTTTGTGATGGGCAAGGAACACCACACCCTGCTGGGCCGCAAGGTTCCCGGGCCAGAGAGTTTCCCCAACGCCGTCGACACCTGGCTGGAAGAGCTTGAGATGCGGGACAATTGCATGGCCTGGGTCTGCCCCGTGGTCGATGCCTTTCCCGACGTGCAGCGCCGGATCCAGTTCCCGTTCATCGTAAGCGATTACATCGACGACCAGCGGTTCTGGGAAAACTCGCCTGAACGGCGTCGGCAGCTGGACCGGAACTATGCGTTCATGGGCGACTGCACGGACGTGTCCGTGACCAATTGCCAGCCCGTTCTGGATCGCATCCTCAGGACAGATCCGGACGCGCTGCTGGTTCCCAACGGCCTGGATGCTCTGGCCGAACCGCCCGCGCCCGCGGCCGAGATCGCCCGGCTGGGTGACAAGATCGTCGGCTATTGCGGCAACATGAACGACAGGTTCGATTTCGACCTGGTCGAAAAGCTGTCCAAGGCCCGGCCGGATTACCAGATCGTGCTGATCGGCAAGCTGTCGCGCAAGGCCGAGCTGGACAGGATGGAAAAGCTGCCCAATGTCCATGTGCTGGGTGTGCGCCGTCACGACATCGCCCGCGCCTGCATCGCGGCGTTCCACGTTGCCATCGTGCCGCATGAACGCAGCGACCTGTCCGACCGGATGAACCCGCTGAAGATGTATGTCTACCGGTCGCTGGGCGTGCCCGTGGTGTCGTCGGACATTGCCAACCTGGACGATCTGCGCGACGAGGTCCGGGTGACCGCAACGGCGGACGAATTCATCCAGGGCGTCGATGCGGCGCTTGAGGATCGCAAGAAGAACGGCCCCAGGTTCCTGCCGCAGGCGCTGAGCGAGTCGCTGTCGTGGAAGAACCGATGCGACACGATCTGGGCCGCGGTCGACCGGCAGTTGCGCAAGAAATTCTCTGGCTGA
- a CDS encoding putative PEP-CTERM system TPR-repeat lipoprotein — protein MPLTSGPRRRIAIFGTFDVENYGDLLFPLVAGQCLGRFGVDVVPVSPTSDRVCYTDAIPPLSIAEFARTASGFDGVLIGGGNIIHVRDFGLPAYDAIAYPMLWAGATAHAVRHAIPVMWNAPGVLPLRDPGTPPGWLTRVAQAADHFTVRDTHSAHVMGQWSGRRPDVMPDSVLDLARLWPRDMMLDRCRALRDDMGIGKDTPVIALHVKRRSLGTMDVAAFSAALALALEDAGAVAVLLAIGRCHDDHTLVREIHAAAGARTVPFEDADALQDIAAMIAGSDAYVGASLHGHITAAAYGTPARVVTVPALHKFIGQAQLMDRADELVPDWATALTDFRTVLSEPLRPLPAEVGTRLSQHWSAAAALVQNGAAPNKAMIFGDAPIEDALRRAVQDQTTPPRPSRRSGRATNDTRKTRRSGMTQDTLTDWDSAKINGLISSGEHDSATTQIDAVLEQRPSFLPARLAQIRLRMAAGDRAEASEMSLELADEVPDNPWVWLLAMQAHAATGDVETAKAIFDDGFDRLSPPDQVLSAALSALLPVLGGTKEQIAFLQEALKIRPDDQTLQIRLATRAHLAGDVKLSLDMLTKAEAQGPLPAFAQRVRTQLLPHLTSMDEAADELARQVDAGGEDAETLCRLCRYAAAAGRFEQSQTALLRALDLHPLEWRPLYRLNRIFLPAAQDAEIFAKLDTLRLEADTDRNWRLQFAFFALRVGETAIAQDVLQTLSDDPVVGPTARDLLAAVKATGEPHPRPEVIADDDVRVVRKDGAQGTIVVFGNFLGGISYVPDRYLDNLLADLPANVIYMRDPHGRVYLNGIPQLGPDEAAMQQALRDRLADLGGGRVVTMGSSASGYAALRAGLAIGADAVISLAGLITPGRGDEQDPLHNRMGMEELFGRDPEAMDLRPALAAKKATHLTLVIGAEYEPDIGRSRVAKDLDNATVHLMPGVTTHHSAIPAIADGTLVQLLTAALDPSPTSAESKTAGSKSAGSKSAKIKTAKTPRGTKNRRSSKRRKS, from the coding sequence ATGCCCCTGACTTCCGGCCCCCGGCGGCGCATTGCCATCTTCGGGACCTTCGATGTCGAGAACTACGGCGACCTGCTGTTTCCGCTGGTGGCCGGGCAGTGCCTGGGGCGTTTTGGCGTCGACGTGGTCCCGGTTTCGCCGACATCGGACCGGGTCTGTTACACGGACGCGATCCCGCCGCTGTCAATTGCCGAATTCGCCCGGACCGCGTCCGGTTTCGACGGCGTTCTGATTGGGGGCGGCAACATTATCCACGTGCGGGATTTCGGTCTTCCGGCTTATGACGCAATCGCTTACCCGATGCTTTGGGCGGGGGCGACCGCCCATGCCGTGCGCCACGCCATCCCGGTGATGTGGAACGCGCCGGGGGTCTTGCCGCTGCGCGATCCCGGAACGCCACCCGGCTGGCTGACCCGCGTGGCCCAGGCCGCCGATCACTTTACCGTGCGCGACACCCACAGCGCTCATGTCATGGGCCAGTGGAGCGGACGCCGGCCCGATGTCATGCCGGATTCGGTCCTGGACCTGGCCCGACTGTGGCCGCGGGACATGATGCTGGACCGTTGCCGCGCGCTGCGCGACGACATGGGCATCGGCAAGGATACGCCGGTCATCGCGCTGCACGTCAAGCGACGCAGCCTCGGCACCATGGATGTCGCGGCGTTTTCGGCCGCCTTGGCCTTGGCGCTGGAAGATGCCGGCGCGGTGGCCGTCCTGCTGGCCATCGGCCGGTGCCATGACGATCACACCCTGGTCCGCGAAATCCACGCCGCCGCCGGCGCGCGGACCGTGCCCTTCGAAGACGCAGATGCCCTGCAGGACATCGCGGCGATGATCGCCGGGTCGGACGCCTATGTCGGCGCCTCGCTGCACGGTCATATCACCGCCGCGGCCTATGGCACGCCAGCGCGCGTGGTCACCGTGCCCGCACTGCACAAGTTCATCGGCCAGGCGCAACTGATGGACCGTGCCGATGAACTGGTGCCGGACTGGGCCACCGCCCTGACCGACTTTCGCACGGTTCTGTCCGAACCGCTGCGGCCGCTCCCCGCGGAAGTGGGCACCCGGCTGAGCCAGCATTGGTCCGCCGCCGCCGCCTTGGTGCAAAACGGCGCGGCCCCGAACAAGGCGATGATCTTCGGCGATGCCCCCATCGAGGACGCCCTGCGCCGGGCCGTCCAGGACCAGACCACGCCCCCCCGACCGTCGCGACGGTCGGGGCGAGCCACGAATGACACCCGAAAGACCAGGAGAAGCGGGATGACGCAAGATACCCTGACAGATTGGGACAGCGCGAAGATAAACGGCCTCATTTCCTCGGGCGAGCACGACAGCGCCACGACGCAGATCGATGCCGTTCTTGAACAAAGGCCCAGCTTTCTGCCCGCCCGGCTGGCGCAGATCCGCCTCAGGATGGCCGCGGGCGACCGGGCCGAAGCCTCGGAGATGTCGCTGGAACTGGCGGACGAGGTGCCGGACAACCCCTGGGTCTGGCTGCTGGCGATGCAGGCTCATGCGGCGACCGGGGATGTTGAAACCGCGAAGGCGATCTTTGACGATGGGTTCGACCGGCTGTCGCCGCCCGATCAGGTTCTGTCGGCGGCGCTGAGCGCGCTTCTGCCGGTGCTGGGCGGCACCAAGGAGCAGATCGCGTTCCTGCAGGAGGCCCTGAAGATCAGACCGGACGACCAGACCTTGCAGATCAGGCTGGCGACACGGGCGCACCTGGCCGGCGACGTCAAGCTGTCGCTGGACATGCTGACCAAGGCCGAAGCGCAGGGCCCCCTGCCCGCCTTTGCACAGCGCGTCCGGACGCAGCTGCTGCCGCACCTGACCAGCATGGACGAGGCCGCCGACGAACTGGCCAGACAGGTGGACGCCGGGGGCGAGGACGCCGAGACGCTCTGCCGCCTGTGCCGCTATGCCGCCGCCGCCGGCCGGTTCGAACAATCGCAGACCGCGCTGCTGCGCGCGCTGGACCTGCATCCGCTGGAATGGCGGCCGCTGTATCGGCTGAACCGCATCTTCCTGCCCGCCGCGCAGGATGCCGAGATCTTCGCAAAGCTCGACACGCTGCGGCTGGAGGCGGATACCGACCGCAACTGGCGGCTGCAGTTCGCGTTCTTCGCGCTGAGGGTCGGGGAAACCGCCATCGCGCAGGACGTGCTTCAGACCCTGTCCGACGACCCGGTGGTCGGACCGACGGCGCGCGACCTGCTGGCGGCGGTAAAGGCCACCGGCGAACCGCACCCGCGCCCCGAAGTGATCGCGGATGACGACGTGCGCGTGGTCCGCAAAGACGGCGCGCAGGGAACGATCGTGGTCTTCGGCAATTTCCTGGGCGGGATCAGCTATGTGCCCGACCGGTACCTGGACAACCTGCTGGCCGACCTGCCCGCCAACGTGATCTACATGCGCGACCCGCATGGCCGGGTCTACCTGAACGGCATCCCCCAGCTTGGCCCAGACGAGGCCGCCATGCAGCAGGCCCTGCGCGACCGTCTTGCAGACCTTGGCGGCGGCAGGGTTGTCACCATGGGCAGCTCGGCCTCGGGGTATGCCGCGCTGCGCGCGGGGCTCGCCATCGGGGCGGATGCGGTGATTTCGCTTGCCGGGTTGATCACGCCGGGCCGGGGCGATGAACAGGACCCGCTGCACAACCGCATGGGAATGGAAGAGCTGTTTGGCCGGGACCCCGAAGCGATGGATCTGCGCCCGGCGCTGGCCGCGAAGAAGGCCACGCATCTGACCCTGGTCATCGGCGCAGAGTATGAACCCGATATCGGTCGCAGCCGGGTGGCCAAGGACCTGGACAATGCCACGGTTCACCTGATGCCGGGCGTGACGACGCACCACAGCGCGATCCCTGCGATTGCCGATGGAACCCTGGTGCAGCTGCTGACGGCCGCGCTTGACCCAAGCCCCACGTCCGCCGAGTCCAAAACCGCCGGATCAAAGTCCGCCGGGTCAAAGTCCGCCAAAATCAAGACCGCCAAGACCCCGCGCGGGACAAAGAACCGCCGGTCCTCCAAGCGCCGCAAGAGCTGA